The Paraburkholderia sp. FT54 sequence CACAGCGTGGATTCGACGCCGTGCGTGGCCAGCGATGCGGAGATCGGAAAGGTCGTGACAATGGCGCCCATGCCGTAGCCCGCGGCCGCTACACCGGCGGCGAAACCGCGTCGATCGGGAAACCAGCGAACGACGAAACCCACCACGCCGACATACACGATGCCGGTGCCGAGACCGCCGACGCAGCCATACGTGAGGTACAGCATCGACGTACTGTGCGCATAAGAAGCCAGCACCCAGCTCACGCCAGCCAGCAACGTACCGATCGAGATCAGCAGGCGCGGCCCGAAACGATCAATCAGCGCACCCTGGAACGGTGAGAAGAACGCCTGCAGCAGTACCAGCAGTGAGAAAGTGACTTGCAGTTCCGGCAGAGCGATGCCGAGCTTGGCCATGAGCGGCTTCGTCATCAGAGTCCATACGTATTGGGGACTCGAGATCGTCATCATGCAAACGAGGCCGAGTCCGAGCTGGATCCAGCGGGTATGCGCGGCTGTTTGCGCGACGGGCGAGGCGACGCTTTTCAGTGATTGCGTGCGGGTGTTCAATAGATTTCTCCGTTCGGATTGAAGTATCGGCAAATGGGCGGACGTGCGCCGTCCTTGCCGTCGGCGCGAACGCTTGCGGCTCGTCGATTCAAAAGGGCGCGGGCGGCGCGGGCCGCCCGCCGTTTAGCAGGCGTGCCTACCAGCCAGCCGCGGCGCCATCGCTGCGCGGGTCATAGCCTGCTTCCAGAGATCCGTTGCCGTGCCGCACGATCGCACCGGCGTGGCCCATCGCTTCGTCGTATGGCCGCATCTGCTCGACGTCATGGCCGAGACGACGCAACGCATTGAATGTGTCGACGGGAAACCGCGCCTCCAGCTTGAGTGACTCATTGGTTTGCCCCCAGGTCCGGCCCAGCAGCCAGCGAGGCGCATCGATGGCGGCTTGCGGATTCCAGCCGAAGTGCGCGATCCGCGAGAACACGGCGCTTTGCGATTGCGGCTGGCCGTCGCCGCCCATGTTTCCGTACACCATCGTGCGTCCATCGGCGAAGCGCGCGAGCGCCGGGTTCAGCGTGTGAAATGGCCGTCGTCCCGGCGTAAGCGGATTGCGCGCAGAGGGATCGAGCGAGAAGCTGCAGCCGCGGTTTTGCCAGTTGATACCTGAATCCGGAAGCACGAGGCCGCTGCCGAACTCGTGGTAGATGCTCTGGATAAAGCTGACGGCCACGCCATCGGCGTCGATCACGCCGAGCCACACTGTGTCGGCTGGTCCGAGACCGCGTCCCCAGGGCGCTGCCGTGGACATCGAAATCTGGTCGGCCATCGCGTCGAGCACGTGCGGTGCAAGCAGCGCTTGCGGATCGACGTCCATGTGGTCCGGGTCGGTAATGTGCTTGTCGCGTATGGCGAAGGCGAGCTTGGTCGCCTCCACGCACGCATGGACGTACTCCGGCCCGAGCGGATCCATATCGTCGCGCAGGACACGGTCGAGCACACCCAGAATCTGCAGCGATACAAGCCCTTGCGTGGGCGGCGGCATGTTGTAGATCGTACCGAGCGAATGCGTGAGTGCCAGCGGCGTGCGCAGCCGTGCGCGATGCTGTTCGAGATCCTCCAGCGACAGTGGACTCTCGAGCGCACGCAGGTCGGCCGCGATGCTGCGCGCTAGGTCGCCATGGTAGAAGTCGTCGAGACCCGCGTGCGCGAGACGCTCGAGCGTCGCGGCGAGGCGGGGCTGCCTGAAGCGCTCGCCGACGGCCGGCACGCCCAGCGGGTTGTCGCTCGTCAGAAACGTCTCGGCGAACCCCGCGACTGATTCGAGCTCGTGCCGCTTGAGTTCGACGCACTGGGACTGGCTGCGCGTGACCGGAATGCCATCTCGCGCGTAGGCGATGGCATCTTCCAGCAGGCGCGCAACCGGAAGCTTGCCGCCGAGTGTGTCGGTCGACCAGCGATGCGCCAGCGACCAGCCCGATACTGTTCCGGCTACCGTATTGGCCGCGAGCGGGCCGCGAAACGGGATGGATTGCAGGCCGCGTGCGCGGTAGGCGTCGATTGTCGCCGCCGATGCCGCCGCTCCGCACGCCTCGATGCCGATGGGCTCTTCGCCCGGCCGCGAAATCAACCAGAAGCCGTCGCCGCCGATGCTGTTCATATGCGGATACACCGCTGCGATGGTCGCCGCGGCGGCAATCATCGCTTCGACGGCATTGCCTCCGTCGCGCAGGATCGCGAGCGCGCTTTGCGACGCCAGCGCATGGGGTGTGACTGCCATCCCGCGGATGCCCCGCACAGGGTTTAAAAATTCTGCTGACATATTTCCTCGAAAATCAATCGATCATTGCTGCCCGCTCAGCCGCTACGGGTTCGCATGATCACGTGATACTTGCTGCACACAACGAAGCTGGCATCAGCGAGAAGCAACCGCCATGTTCCAGCCGGTTCTACCTTCAACCCATTCCGCAAGCGATAGCAACGCGGCATCGTGCTGACTTGCACCGACCAGTTGCACGCCAAGCGGCAGTCCCTCCGGACCGAAGCCGACCGGTAACGTCACCGCCGGCACGCCGAGGAAGGTCCAGGGCGTGCAGAACGCCGCATCGCCCGTATAGTCGAGCCCGCGAGGGGCCTCGCCCGATGCCGGCGCGACCAGCAGCGCGTCCAGTCCCGCCACTTCGGTGAGCCAGCGGTCGAAGCGCAGCGCCATCTTTATCTGCAATGCCTTGGCTTTCGCGTACTCGGTCGCGGGCAATGCGCGGCCTTCTTCGACGAGAGCCGTGAGCGGTGCGCTGACAAGAGCTGGCGAACGGTCCACCAGTTCGCCGTGTGTCAATGCTGCTTCAACCGCGAGCAGGATCGAAGCATGCCGCGCAGCGTCGGCCACTTCGGCGGGCAGGTCGGCAGCGACGATTTCCGCGCCGTCAGCACGCAAACGTAAGGCAAGTTGATTCAGCACATGCTGCTGCGCTTTGTCGATCGGTCCACCAATCTGCTCGCGCAACACGCCGATGCGTGGCGGCCGGTTTGCAGCATCGCCAGCGACTTTCCCGTGGTGACTGTGATGCGACGTGTGGGGATCGTCCGCGTCGCTACCCGCGAGAATGGATAGCGCGTGAACTGCGTCAGCAACATTGGTGGTGAAAACGCCAAGGTGATCGAGCGACCCTGACAACGGCAACACGCCGGTCCGCGCAATCGTTCCGTAACTCGGCTTTACCCCGACCACGCCGCAATACGCGGCGGGACGGATGACGGAGCCGAACGTCTGCGTGCCGAGCGCGAGTGGCACGATGCCTGCCGCAACGGCGGCAGCGGAGCCGCTCGACGAGCCGCCTGGCGTGTGATCGCTATTCCACGGGTTGGTCGTGGCGCCGGGCTGACGCCAGGCGAACTCGGTGGTGACCGTTTTGCCGAGTATCGTGGCGCCGGCTTCGCGCAACCGGGCAACCACCCATGCGTCCTTGTCGGGCCTGCGCCCTTCGTAGGCCGGCGATCCATACGCGGTGGGCATATCAGCCGTGTCGATCAGGTCTTTTATGCCGACAGGGACGCCCGCGAGCGGCGCGTCGCGATCGGCACGATTGACGATCGGCGACGTCGGCAGATGGATGAACGCTTGCAACTCCGGCTGCAGCCGTTGCGCGGCGTCGAACGCGTGTTGCACGGTCTGCTCGACGGTGCGCGTTCCCGCGCGGATCGCGTCACGGATTTCGCGGATACTGGGAGAGGGAGACGAATGGGTCATTTCGCTGCTTCGCAACGCTACTTGTACTGGCATGCTGGTCCTCAGTGCCGAACCTGAATCACATTGCGTTTCGCTTACGTGTTCACTTCGCGTATTGTCAGTACACGGCTGGCTGAGGCTTGTGAAACGCATGTCCTGGAGGGCCATTCAGTTGTCGGCTTTGCCGGTTGTCGGCGAAATATAGATGCAAAGTGCAACAATTGAAATGTCCACGTTGATTTAGTTTGCACAAAACGTGCCATGAAGCGAAAACACAATGTACATGTAAGAATCGCCTACTTTCAGGCGGCAGTGGGCGCCCTGCATGTTCAGGAATTGTGCAGATGCGCGCAAGGACGGTGCATCGGGCACGGCAAAATTGATTGCGCACCGTCTCTGGGCGAAACGCAAACGTGCGGCGCCGAAAAGCCGCTGCGAGGGTGCGCTCGATTCAGCGCTTGGCCAGTTCGATCTGGCCGCGCGCTCATGTTAGAACGTGACCTGCCCATACGCATTGGATTTACCGCATAATGGCACGCTTCGTGCCTATAAGCATGTGAACTGCAATTGTTGCAAGTTGCAATTAATACGGCACCGTGAAGTCGGAGATCAGCCTGTCGCAGGCACATCTCGGCACTTCCGCCAGGATGCAATCGACGCACGGGGCTGAGTCGCGCGTCGATACCTTCTGTCTGACTTTTTCAGTTATCCGCTCATCACATTTCACCAAGAGGGATCCCGACCCATGCAGGACTATTTTGTATTCAATGCCGGAAACGTGGTGTTGCAATCTGGTATCACGTTCAGAGATGCCAAGCTCGCCTATCAAACCTACGGAAAGTTGAACGCAGAAAAATCGAATGCCATTCTGTACATGACGTCATTTTCCGCGCATCACTATGACATCGAGTGGATGGTCGGTCCGGGCAAGGCGCTAGACACCGACAAGTACTTTGTCGTGATTCCGAACCTGTTCGGCAATGGACTGTCGTCCTCGCCCAGCAACGCAATCGAGCCCTTTAGCGGAAGCCGCTGGCCGAATTTTACGATCGCTGACAACGTCGCGATTCAACATCGGCTCCTGACGCAAGAACTCGGCATCCACGTATTGCAGTTGGCGTGCGGATGGTCGATGGGCGGCTTGCAGGCGTATCAATGGGCGGCAATGTATCCGGAGATGGTCAGGCGCCTCGTCGTGCTCTGCGGCGCGGCAAAAACCTCGCCGCACAATCAGGTGTTCATCGAGGGTGTGCGTGCGACCCTGACGACGGATCCCGCTTTTCAAAACGGCACATTCGTCCAGCGTCCCGAGCGCGGTCTGCGGGCCATGGGCCGCAACTACGCCGCCATGGCGATGTCGCAGACGTTTTATCGTGACGAGGTGTGGCGGCAGGCCGGGTTTTCCTCGCTCGAAGATTTTCTCGTGATGTCGTGGGAAGCGAATTTCCTCAAGCGCGATGGCAACAATCTGCTGGCTCACCTGTGGACGTGGCAGCATGCGAACATCGCGGCCAACTCCAAATATAACGGCGATTTTCACGCGGCGTTGAAAGCAATTACGGCAAAGGCGCTGATCATGCCTAGCGAAACCGATCTGTATTTTCAGGTGGAAGACAATCGTCTCGAAGTCGAGCAAATGCAAAACGCCAGGCTCCTTCCCATTTCGTCGATATGGGGCCATCGCGCCGGGTTGCCGACAGCCAATCTGGACGATGCCGCGTTTATTTCCGCTGCAATTACCGGGCTTCTTGAGGACTAACGTGCTGGACATGCTGCTGCGGCGTCTCGTGTTTCTCGTGCAGTCTTTCATCGGCATTGCAGACCCCTGCGCCGATGCTGTCGAAAAACATTGCGGAAATCGCTGAAGCAGATGCGCGTGCGACTGCCCATGTCGGTTGGAACGTCACAGGCGTCCCCGGCATGGCAATCATCCGGCTCAACGAGCCCTGATCCCAGATCGCACGACTCTCTCCGCATGCATTCGAAGCGGGCCATTTCGCACGCATGGCGTGCTGCCTGATGCAGCAACCGGCGCGGCTCTCAGACCGCTAACGCATCAAGGACGGTTCACACGAACCGGCGGCGTTCTTCATCATCGGTAAGCGTCGGGAACGACATACTGCGCATCGCGGCGAACGGCGTCGGGTGTTTTCGGCGGATTGCATCTTCGCATTGGAAACGTTCCTTTGGATCGTCGCAGCCGCACGGGCTCGACGACTGCCAACGTTGGGCCCGGAATCGGTGCAACGGTGATCTCGCCTCGCGCAGTGCACCTTTCTCGCGCACCGCGCATGGTTTTTGCGCATGGCCGCGCTTTCATCGCGGTATGAAAAACGCCTGATTTGTCCATGAACAGAGGGTTATTGGGACATGGCACACTTCGTGCAAATTGAAAGCACATGTAAATGCAAATTATTGGAAATTGCAACTATATCGACGTGATGCGGACGCACTGACGGATCGTCGAAAGGTGCCGTTTTCACGGCTGGGTCATCTGAACTTACGTTTCGATGTACTGAGCGCGCTGTCCAGGAGCGTCGCGTCAGGCCTTCGGGCAAGCACGCTGCCTGAGTCATTTCGTGTCACTTATTCGTACGGAGTTCAAGCATGAGCACCCAGAATTTCGGCGCCCGCACCCGCGCGCCGCTTGTCCTTTCGCTACACAGCCGCTGGTGGCAATTATTGTGCGGCCTCGTGTGCGCGATGGTCGCGTCCAATCCCCAATACATCTGGACTTTGCTGACGCGCCCGTTGACCGCCCAGCTCGGTGTGTCGCTGCCGGGTCTGCAGGTCACTTTTTCCATCCTCATTGTTTGCCAGACGTTTCTGTCGCCGCTCGAGGGCTATCTGATTGAGCGCTTTGGGCCGCGCTGGTTGCTCTCCGCGGGTGGCGCGATCACGGGACTTAGCTGGGTACTGACGAGCCGCGCGGAATCTCTGCTGTCCGTTTATCTCTGCTATGGCGTTCTCGGGGGAATCGGCGTTGGCATTGTCGTGGTCGGCACGATCGGGCTGATGGCACGCTGGTTCCCAGACCGTCGCGGTTTTGCAATCGGCGTGGTGATGGCAGGCTTCGGCATGGGCGCGATGCTCACCACATTTCCGATCACCAATAGTATCGCCCGGTACGGCTATCAGCATACGCTGGTCGTCTATGGTGTGATCCTTGGCGTGGTCGGCATACTTGCCGCCCTCGGCATGAGGCTGCCGCCTCCCGGCTATATGGCTGACTGGCGGCCGCAGAGAGCCGCCGCGGCCGTACCCGACACGCGGCCCGGCAATATGCTGCGCACTCCGCTGTTCTGGCTGATGTTTGTGATGATGTCGATGATGGCGACCTCCGGCCTGATGGTGACCTCACAAATGGCAGTCTTCACGCGAGATTTCGGCATGGCGGGGGTCACCGTGTTCGGTCTCGCCGCGCTGCCGCTTGCGTTGACGATCGATCGCGTGGCGAACGGCGTGACGCGGCCTATGTTTGGATGGATCTCCGATCTGATCGGCCGCGAGCATACGATGCTGATCGCGTTCGGGATGGAAGCGATAGCGATGACCTTGTGGCTCACGTCGCGGCACGACCCGTTGTTGTTCGTGCTGCTGTCGGGCGTCGTTTTTCTCGGCTGGGGGGAGATTTTTTCGCTTTTCCCTTCGACGCTTACGGACACGTTTGGCGGCAAGCATGCGATCGTCAACTACGCATGCCTGTCTTATGCGCAAGGTATCGGTTCGATCCTGGGCGGACCGGTGGCGGCGCTACTCCACGAGCATACGGGCGGTTGGGACGCGGTGTTCGGCACGGCAATCGCATTGGATAGTTGCACCGCCGTGCTCGCGATCGCCGCACTCAAGCCGATGCGCCGCGCGTGGTTTGCCCGTGCATCCAGGCGTTCGTAATGCAATTGGCCACGTCGAGGGCCCGAGGCGGTTGACGAAGGGACGACGGGTTAATCAGCATCCGTCCGCTCGCCGCATTGGCATCGTGCGTGCTTGCCCCATTCGTGCGCATTGCGGTACGCTCGTGCCGTTTGGCAAGCCCCCGGCTTGCCTGCACGCATGGGAGTTTCCATACGACGGTACGTTTTGTGCACGGAACGCGTAAACTTTAAAAATTGCAGTGTGCAACTGAATCAGAATAGCTGAATGGGAGAACAGCATGTCGAAGGCGCCGTATCCAAGACTGGAGCATTTGAACTTCCGCCTCGATGTACTGAGCGAGTTGGCCAAGGGTGTGGCGTCCGGCCTTTACGAAGCCGAATGTGACGTAACCCTGCGCGACCTGCGCGTACTGCGTTTCATCGATATGCAGCCGGGCATTTCGCTCGGCCCGCTGATTGAGCTGACGTACCTTGAAAAGACGCTGGTTTCGAAGCTGGTCACCACGCTGGCTAATCGCGGCTTGCTCACACGCTCTACCGGCACGACGGACGCACGTGTCATCAACCTGAACTTGACCAGGAAAGGCAAGGCAATTGTCCGCAAGTGCGATCGGATCGGCAAGATCTTCGACGAGCAACTTATGTCCGTTTTGTCAGCGGAGGAAAAGCGAGTGCTTTTTGACTGCATCAACAAGCTGACGGAACACGTGGAGGAGGGCGGTGAATGGACGCTCCCGCCGACACGGCGCAAACGCACTGCCTAATCGCGACGCCGAGGCGGGACAGGCGGTCCCAGCGCGGCCATAAGAGCGGCGGCATGAGGCGGACGCCGGTCGCCATGCCCGTGCGTTTCCTTTGGAGAGTAGTGGGGCAAGAGTCGTGATATAGGCGCTGGCGACGATCAACGCAATGACGACGGACTGGCGGCTTGACAAAGAGATGGGCGGAAAACGGAATTCCGATGTGCGACAGGATCTCGAACGCCTCAGATCGAGGCGTTTTCAAGGGGTATTCAAAGATGAGGCTCGCTTCGCGGCAGCCTGAGATGGCGCATCGCTGCGCCCGCCCGCAGCAGGGCCCTACCCGCGCCCCACAAATGGCATATTGCTGGCCATAACCGTCATGTTCAGAACGTTGGCGCTCAAGGGCAGGCTGGCGATGTAACGGACCGCTTCTGCGACATGTTTCACATCGATCATGGGTTCCGCTGCCATCGTTCCGTTTGCCTGAAGTACGCCGCGCGTCATGCGCTCGGACAATTCCGTTAGCGCATTGCCAATGTCGATCTGACTGCAGACGATGTTGAACTCGCGGCCATCGAGCGCGATACTCTTCGTGAGGCCAAGCACTGCGTGCTTGCTAGCCGTGTAGGGCGAAGTGAAGGGGCGTGGCGTATGTGCCGAGATCGACCCGTTGTTGATAATCCGGCCGCCCTGCGGCGATTGCTTTCTCATCAATCCGAAAGCAGCGCGCGCACACAGGAAAACACCGGTCACGTTGGTATTGATGAGATTCGTCCAGGTTTCAACGGGTAGCTCGTCCATCGGCACGGCGGGCGCATTGACTCCCGCATTGTTGAACAGAACGTCGAGTCTGCCGTAGGTGCGGTCGATGGTGTCAAAGAGGGCATCAACACTTGCTGCATCACGAACGTCGGTCACGACTGCCAGTGCTTCCTGGCCCGCGGCCTTTGCAGTCTCGACGAGCTCCGCGAGGGGCTCGGCACGGCGGCCAGCAAGCACGACGCTGAAGCCGTCGGCGAGAAGCGCCGTCGCAGCGGCTCGGCCAATACCGCTGCCCGCGCCGGTAACGAGCGCGATCCTTTTGGTGCTTGATTCAGTCATGATCTACTCTCCGAGAATCAGGTTGATAGGTGATGGGCTGGTGTCGATTCGAATGGCTTGAATGCCTTGATATTCCGGTCGGAATTCGCCTTGTGGCAGCCATGACTCTGCCGGAAGCGCCTGGAGAAGTACGCTTCGTCTGTCAATCGGCAACGCGTTGCGACGGGGTTCGCTGGCCTGGAACTGTTGATCCAAATGAGTTCGCGCCCAAAGTCATGCGTCGCTTAAGGACAAGATCGGATAGAGTTTCGTCCGATACAAAGTTGTTACGGCGGTTGATACCTCAAGTATATGCAATCAGCCTTGACGCAACCTGGACGCAACAGTGTGCGTCCAGGACAGATCAACGCAAGTTGAAAACTGTACCGCTCAAGTCCAGGGACTGATTGGCGCAATCACGACGCCGTATTCGACGCGGCATCGTTCGATAACATGACCACCATGCCGGCGAGCTCGCGGATGGGCGCTCACGCATCTCGGCGATAGAAATGTCGGCTCTCGGACGATCGCGGTCGCAATCGTCGTAACGCGGACCAGCTGCGTGCAGCGTGTGTGATTAGCGCGCGGCCTGCGCGCAAGATTAACGCACGGCTATCGCGCACATGCGTCGCGTGTACCGGATGAATTGCCAGGCTCGCTCGGATCGTCGAGCTGGATCATCTGTCCATGGTGCAGCACCGTGAATGCTTCGGCGGGCAGGCCGGCTTCACGCGTGGCTGCGGCGAGCTTGTTCGGCGGTTCGTCGAGTGGCTCGTCGGCGAGTTCGAACGTTCCCCAGTGAATGCCGATCGCTTTTTTTGCGTGCACGTCCCGGAAAATTTGCACAGCCCGTTGCGGGTCGACGTGCTGCGGGCCCATGAACCAGCGCGGCGCATACGCGCCGATCGGAATCAGCGCGAGGTCGAAGCAGCCGAACGCCGCGCCGATCCGCCTGAAATCGCCGGAGTAGCCGGTGTCGCCCGCGAAATACAGCGAGAACGGATGCGCTGCGCGCGGCGGTGTCTTCAGGACCCAGCCGCCCCATAGCGTCTCGTTTCGATCGGTGAGGCTGCGCGCGGACCAGTGCGTCGCGGGCACGAACCAGAAGTCGAGCCCCGACGCTTGCGTGCGGTCGCCCCAGTCCAGTTCCTGCGCGTTGGTGATGCCTTTTTTTGCCAGCCACTCCTTGATGCCGAGCGGCACCAGAAAGAGAGGCGGGCCGCCCGGCTGACCGTTCAATGCCTGAACGCTTTGCGCGTCCAGGTGGTCGTAGTGGCTGTGTGAGATCAGCACGACGTCGATATGCGGCAGTTCGGCGAGCGTCAGACCGGGAGCCACGCGCCGCTTCGGCCCGATGAAGGAGAACGGTGACGCGCGTTCGGAAAACATGGGGTCGGTCAGGATGTTGGCGCCGTCGATCTGCAGCAGCGCGGTCGCGTGGCCGATCCACGTCATCGTATTTTCGCTGCGATTTGCCTTGAGCCATTCGACATCCGGGTGATCGGTGGGAAACGCGTAGCCATTCTCGGGCGGCGGCGGCAGACGATGAATCAGCCGATTCCAGCGCCACTTCCAGACCGAGGCGCGCGCGAGCGGACCATCGTTGTTTTCGAAGCCATCTTCCGTGTGCTTTGCATGATGGATGCCGCTCGCGGAGAGGCGGTCGGGCGACGGGCCGAGTGCCTGCGCGCGAGCAGAGCAGATTGTCGTCGCGGCGCAAACGGCGAGGACTGTATAAAAGAGAGGCAGGCTTAACGGATGTGGCATCGCGAACGGGAGGAAGTGGGTGGGCTTCCGTTGCACAGGCGTTTCAACGACAGTATAGGGCGGCTGCCGTTCTCTTCGCACCATCGAACCGGCGCAAGGCGGCGAATTGTTGGCGGACGTTCGTGTCGGCAAAGTCCGGCGACGCCATTCGAATACTGACAGCTAACCTAAGCAAATTTTGTTGGATTGATTGCCGCATCATCGATCCGCTTCATCAACTGCTCCGGCAGGTCTCTGCTTTTGCGCTCTTTCCGGTGTTCATGCTGTTCCTCGGGATCGGTGAGTCGTCGAAGATCGCCATCATCGTGTGGGCTGCTTTCTGGCCCGTGCTGCTCAATACGATTTCAGGCGTGAAGCAGGTCGAACGAGTCTTCATCGACTGCGCGCGTTCGATGGGCGCGTCCCAGGGATTCATCTTCACGAAGGTGGTGCTGCCCGCCGCGCTGCCCCAAATACTCACGGGCATCCGGCTGGCCAGCGCTTACAGCATCACGGCGCTGGTCGCGGCGGAGATGATCGACGCCCGCTCGGGGCTCGTCTTGC is a genomic window containing:
- a CDS encoding alpha/beta fold hydrolase gives rise to the protein MQDYFVFNAGNVVLQSGITFRDAKLAYQTYGKLNAEKSNAILYMTSFSAHHYDIEWMVGPGKALDTDKYFVVIPNLFGNGLSSSPSNAIEPFSGSRWPNFTIADNVAIQHRLLTQELGIHVLQLACGWSMGGLQAYQWAAMYPEMVRRLVVLCGAAKTSPHNQVFIEGVRATLTTDPAFQNGTFVQRPERGLRAMGRNYAAMAMSQTFYRDEVWRQAGFSSLEDFLVMSWEANFLKRDGNNLLAHLWTWQHANIAANSKYNGDFHAALKAITAKALIMPSETDLYFQVEDNRLEVEQMQNARLLPISSIWGHRAGLPTANLDDAAFISAAITGLLED
- the oxlT gene encoding oxalate/formate MFS antiporter, giving the protein MSTQNFGARTRAPLVLSLHSRWWQLLCGLVCAMVASNPQYIWTLLTRPLTAQLGVSLPGLQVTFSILIVCQTFLSPLEGYLIERFGPRWLLSAGGAITGLSWVLTSRAESLLSVYLCYGVLGGIGVGIVVVGTIGLMARWFPDRRGFAIGVVMAGFGMGAMLTTFPITNSIARYGYQHTLVVYGVILGVVGILAALGMRLPPPGYMADWRPQRAAAAVPDTRPGNMLRTPLFWLMFVMMSMMATSGLMVTSQMAVFTRDFGMAGVTVFGLAALPLALTIDRVANGVTRPMFGWISDLIGREHTMLIAFGMEAIAMTLWLTSRHDPLLFVLLSGVVFLGWGEIFSLFPSTLTDTFGGKHAIVNYACLSYAQGIGSILGGPVAALLHEHTGGWDAVFGTAIALDSCTAVLAIAALKPMRRAWFARASRRS
- a CDS encoding MBL fold metallo-hydrolase, which encodes MPHPLSLPLFYTVLAVCAATTICSARAQALGPSPDRLSASGIHHAKHTEDGFENNDGPLARASVWKWRWNRLIHRLPPPPENGYAFPTDHPDVEWLKANRSENTMTWIGHATALLQIDGANILTDPMFSERASPFSFIGPKRRVAPGLTLAELPHIDVVLISHSHYDHLDAQSVQALNGQPGGPPLFLVPLGIKEWLAKKGITNAQELDWGDRTQASGLDFWFVPATHWSARSLTDRNETLWGGWVLKTPPRAAHPFSLYFAGDTGYSGDFRRIGAAFGCFDLALIPIGAYAPRWFMGPQHVDPQRAVQIFRDVHAKKAIGIHWGTFELADEPLDEPPNKLAAATREAGLPAEAFTVLHHGQMIQLDDPSEPGNSSGTRDACAR
- a CDS encoding SDR family oxidoreductase, whose protein sequence is MTESSTKRIALVTGAGSGIGRAAATALLADGFSVVLAGRRAEPLAELVETAKAAGQEALAVVTDVRDAASVDALFDTIDRTYGRLDVLFNNAGVNAPAVPMDELPVETWTNLINTNVTGVFLCARAAFGLMRKQSPQGGRIINNGSISAHTPRPFTSPYTASKHAVLGLTKSIALDGREFNIVCSQIDIGNALTELSERMTRGVLQANGTMAAEPMIDVKHVAEAVRYIASLPLSANVLNMTVMASNMPFVGRG
- a CDS encoding amidase — translated: MTHSSPSPSIREIRDAIRAGTRTVEQTVQHAFDAAQRLQPELQAFIHLPTSPIVNRADRDAPLAGVPVGIKDLIDTADMPTAYGSPAYEGRRPDKDAWVVARLREAGATILGKTVTTEFAWRQPGATTNPWNSDHTPGGSSSGSAAAVAAGIVPLALGTQTFGSVIRPAAYCGVVGVKPSYGTIARTGVLPLSGSLDHLGVFTTNVADAVHALSILAGSDADDPHTSHHSHHGKVAGDAANRPPRIGVLREQIGGPIDKAQQHVLNQLALRLRADGAEIVAADLPAEVADAARHASILLAVEAALTHGELVDRSPALVSAPLTALVEEGRALPATEYAKAKALQIKMALRFDRWLTEVAGLDALLVAPASGEAPRGLDYTGDAAFCTPWTFLGVPAVTLPVGFGPEGLPLGVQLVGASQHDAALLSLAEWVEGRTGWNMAVASR
- a CDS encoding gamma-glutamyltransferase family protein, whose amino-acid sequence is MAVTPHALASQSALAILRDGGNAVEAMIAAAATIAAVYPHMNSIGGDGFWLISRPGEEPIGIEACGAAASAATIDAYRARGLQSIPFRGPLAANTVAGTVSGWSLAHRWSTDTLGGKLPVARLLEDAIAYARDGIPVTRSQSQCVELKRHELESVAGFAETFLTSDNPLGVPAVGERFRQPRLAATLERLAHAGLDDFYHGDLARSIAADLRALESPLSLEDLEQHRARLRTPLALTHSLGTIYNMPPPTQGLVSLQILGVLDRVLRDDMDPLGPEYVHACVEATKLAFAIRDKHITDPDHMDVDPQALLAPHVLDAMADQISMSTAAPWGRGLGPADTVWLGVIDADGVAVSFIQSIYHEFGSGLVLPDSGINWQNRGCSFSLDPSARNPLTPGRRPFHTLNPALARFADGRTMVYGNMGGDGQPQSQSAVFSRIAHFGWNPQAAIDAPRWLLGRTWGQTNESLKLEARFPVDTFNALRRLGHDVEQMRPYDEAMGHAGAIVRHGNGSLEAGYDPRSDGAAAGW
- a CDS encoding MarR family transcriptional regulator; its protein translation is MSKAPYPRLEHLNFRLDVLSELAKGVASGLYEAECDVTLRDLRVLRFIDMQPGISLGPLIELTYLEKTLVSKLVTTLANRGLLTRSTGTTDARVINLNLTRKGKAIVRKCDRIGKIFDEQLMSVLSAEEKRVLFDCINKLTEHVEEGGEWTLPPTRRKRTA